A segment of the Trifolium pratense cultivar HEN17-A07 linkage group LG7, ARS_RC_1.1, whole genome shotgun sequence genome:
TTCTctattccaaatttttttctttaatatagaaatatagaaattaaCATAGAAAATAGTGGAATAAAGGGGGCAAGGAATAACCATTTTCCTATACCCATGTctacctttcttttttttaatgaaagatgaaaaaaaaatccagtgGATTGCAAATTTATGCAAAATGCTTGTCGATTTGTAaaatgtttaatatattttgaacaTCTTCTACGCGAAAATGTTCAATTTTCATAAGGTCTTCTTGACTCTTATTCAAAAGTTCCAATAATGTATGTATATCAGACTTTTTAAGACAATTATAGATCCTGGGAGGCAATTCTAATTGGTCAATAAAAATGGATTTCAatccaatttcttttttttttccttagttTATCCTTAACTAATCTATCATGAAAAGTAAAAAGGGGTAAAGTAACTTTGTGTTgattgttttcaaaattcaagttTTCTTCTTCTGCGTGTAAAAAAGGAATAAACAAATCAATCAAATTCCGGGAGGCTTCATAAAGTGCTTCCTTAGGGGTTAAACTTCCATTTGTCCATATTTCGAGAAAGAGTATCTCTTGTTTTTCATTACCGTTCACATAAGAATGAATACTATGATTTGCATTTCTAACAGGCATGAATACGGCATCTATAGTATAACTTCCATCTTGAATGTTGTCTATTGTTTTTATACGATATCCCCGCTTCCTCTCAATTTGTAATTCAATACACAAATTAATAGGTTCTGTTAGGTTAGCTATATGTTGTGTATTATCCACGATTTCCACCGAAGGTGGTAAAATAATGTCTTGAGCTGTTACATATCCAGGACCTTTGAAACAAATGGACGCGTCTCGAGTTCCATACAGATTACTTCTCAATACAATTTCTTtcaaattcattaaaatttCATGTATTGATTCTTGAATACCTACTATGGTAGAATATTCATGTGGTATTTTCTCAGATTTTGCACGTGTGATACATGTTCCCTCTATTTCTCCGAGCAAAATTCTTCGCATTGCAATGCCTATTGTATCTGCTTGACCTTTCATAAGTGGAGACAGAATAAAGCGTCCATAATAAAGACGCTTACTGTCTACCCTTGATTCAACACACTTCCACTGTAGTGTCTGAGTTGATACTTTTACTTTTTCTCGAATCatagtaatatatttttattaaactcgtgatttaattgtttatttctCTTGAAATATCTTTCTTGAAtgtttatttatagttttatatACGTCTTTTTTTAGGAGCCCTACATCCATTATGTGGCAGAGGTGTTACATCCCGTAGAAACTTTAATCGTATACCACTTCTTAAAATAGCTCTTAATGCCGCATCTCTTCCTGGACCGGGACCTTTTATCATGACTTCTGCTCGTTTCATGCCTTGAGCGACTACTGGTCGAATAGCATTTCCTGCTACGGTTTGAGCGGCAAACGGTGTACTCCTTCGTGAACCTTTGAATCCACATGAACCGGCAGAGGACCAAGAAATCGCCCGACCTCGTAGATCTGTAACAGTCACAATGGTATTGTTGAAACTAGCTTGAACATAAATAACCCCCCTATGTATTTTACGAGGATGCTTGCGCGAACCAATACGTCCGTTTTTACGTGAACCAATTTTTCGTATAAATTTtgccattttttattattttaaaaaatataagttcGAAATATATGGATATATCCATTTCCTGTCAAAAACGGATTCTTTACTATTTTCTAACTACTTATTCTATTCTATGCTATTGTATTCTATAATTCGATTAATATAGAATACCATTTTTGAAATATCAAGCAGTaagcaataatattaattataatacttATAACTATAGACTAGATTGGAATATAGAatctaaattataatttttttatgatttagtatttaattaagaaaatagataagaaaattgaattttattatcatttttttttatttgcattcGGTACTTTCTTTTTAATAGAAAGCTTTTGTGAAAATATTATCCTTGtctttgtttatgttttggatTGGAACAAATTACTATAATTCGACCTCGCCTGCGGATCAATCGacatttttcacaaattttacGAACAGAGGCTCTTACTTTCATATTTTGAACTCCTTAATTTAAACTTAATGCTGAATCTATATATTGGAAGAAAATAGGGTTTCCTTACATTTTTAACTTCAACGTGTTTTTCCTAAAAAACAGGTTGAAGTTACAAAATAGTCTAATTAAATTAAGTGACTTATACTTCGATTTTTTCCCTTACCGGTCGTATCCATAAAGTACGtcgaattttttttgaaacatagaCTAGAATCTCATTTTTATTCTATTTCTCTAAAGCAACCTGGAACATACCCTCAGAAGTGATTcag
Coding sequences within it:
- the LOC123897546 gene encoding LOW QUALITY PROTEIN: DNA-directed RNA polymerase subunit alpha-like (The sequence of the model RefSeq protein was modified relative to this genomic sequence to represent the inferred CDS: inserted 2 bases in 1 codon), with translation MIREKVKVSTQTLQWKCVESRVDSKRLYYGRFILSPLMKGQADTIGIAMRRILLGEIEGTCITRAKSEKIPHEYSTIVGIQESIHEILMNLKEIVLRSNLYGTRDASICFKGPGYVTAQDIILPPSVEIVDNTQHIANLTEPINLCIELQIERKRGYRIKTIDNIQDGSYTIDAVFMPVRNANHSIHSYVNGNEKQEILFLEIWTNGSLTPKEALYEASRNLIDLFIPFLHAEEENLNFENNQHKVTLPLFTFHDRLVKDKLRKXKKEIGLKSIFIDQLELPPRIYNCLKKSDIHTLLELLNKSQEDLMKIEHFRVEDVQNILNILQIDKHFA
- the LOC123897547 gene encoding 30S ribosomal protein S11, chloroplastic-like, translating into MAKFIRKIGSRKNGRIGSRKHPRKIHRGVIYVQASFNNTIVTVTDLRGRAISWSSAGSCGFKGSRRSTPFAAQTVAGNAIRPVVAQGMKRAEVMIKGPGPGRDAALRAILRSGIRLKFLRDVTPLPHNGCRAPKKRRI